In the Solibacillus sp. FSL K6-1523 genome, one interval contains:
- the jag gene encoding RNA-binding cell elongation regulator Jag/EloR, producing the protein MKQTTQIGATVEKAISLALQKLGHSREQVDVEVLQEGKKGFLGFGARPAEVRVTVKEVVQLKVNEEIAEQPVIVEKQQQTAMEISEEEPTHVNEIQSIHQELQVEVDPIEEAKKYLTSIAEPMGITDLSIEHTSDGKNVSFKLSSEKAALLIGKRGYTLNALQQVTQLMLNKTAKSFMILQMDVEDYRERRQVALEQLAERMADKATHTRKPVAFEPMASYERKIIHNALANRLDIETYSEGVEPNRYLVIEPIQ; encoded by the coding sequence GTGAAACAAACTACGCAAATAGGCGCAACAGTAGAAAAAGCGATCTCATTAGCGTTACAAAAGCTTGGCCATTCACGTGAACAAGTTGATGTGGAAGTTTTACAAGAAGGTAAAAAAGGATTTTTAGGTTTTGGGGCGCGTCCTGCTGAAGTACGCGTCACTGTAAAAGAAGTTGTTCAATTAAAAGTGAATGAGGAAATTGCCGAACAGCCAGTTATTGTTGAAAAACAACAACAAACGGCTATGGAAATTTCTGAGGAAGAGCCAACTCATGTAAATGAGATACAATCAATTCACCAAGAACTACAAGTTGAGGTAGACCCGATTGAAGAAGCAAAAAAGTATTTAACAAGTATTGCAGAACCAATGGGCATTACAGATTTATCAATCGAACATACATCGGATGGTAAAAATGTTTCGTTTAAATTATCAAGTGAGAAAGCAGCTTTATTAATTGGTAAGCGTGGCTATACATTAAATGCGTTGCAGCAAGTAACACAGCTGATGTTAAACAAAACAGCAAAATCGTTCATGATTTTACAAATGGATGTAGAGGATTATCGAGAACGTCGTCAAGTAGCACTGGAACAATTAGCAGAGCGTATGGCAGATAAAGCAACGCATACACGTAAGCCTGTAGCATTTGAACCAATGGCATCATATGAACGGAAGATTATCCACAATGCATTAGCAAATCGCCTAGATATCGAAACATATTCCGAAGGCGTTGAACCAAATCGCTATTTAGTTATTGAACCGATTCAATAA
- the mnmE gene encoding tRNA uridine-5-carboxymethylaminomethyl(34) synthesis GTPase MnmE, translating to MEFDTIAAISTPMGEGAIAIVRLSGDEAVEIADKLFKSPNGKHLTEVPSHTIHYGHLIDPKTNEVVEEVMLSLMRGPKTFTREDVVEINCHGGIVSVNRVLQLVLRSGARLAEPGEFTKRAFLNGRIDLSQAEAVMDLIRAKTDRAMNVALGQMDGKLSRLITSLRQALLETLAQVEVNIDYPEYDDVEEMTIPVLLEKCSWVREEIIQLLQTSSQGKILREGLSTVILGRPNVGKSSLLNSLVQENKAIVTDIAGTTRDIIEEYVNVRGVPLRLVDTAGIRETEDIVERIGVERSREALKDADLILLVLNYGEELSIEDERLFETIQAMDYIVVVNKTDIERKIDLNRVHELAGKHRVVTTSLLKEEGVIELEEAISSLFFEGQIEANDLTYVSNARHIALLHQAQATIEDALMAAESGVPVDMIQIDVTRTWEILGEIIGDTVQESLINQLFSQFCLGK from the coding sequence ATGGAATTCGATACGATTGCTGCAATATCCACACCTATGGGAGAAGGAGCTATTGCGATTGTTCGTTTAAGTGGCGATGAAGCAGTAGAAATTGCAGATAAACTATTTAAATCACCAAACGGGAAACATTTAACAGAAGTACCGTCACATACAATTCATTATGGACATTTAATTGATCCAAAAACGAATGAAGTAGTAGAAGAAGTAATGCTATCATTAATGCGCGGCCCAAAAACTTTTACGCGTGAGGATGTTGTTGAAATAAACTGTCACGGCGGAATTGTTTCAGTAAATCGTGTATTACAATTAGTATTACGTTCAGGTGCTCGCTTAGCAGAACCAGGAGAGTTTACAAAACGTGCCTTTTTAAATGGGCGAATTGATTTATCTCAAGCTGAGGCGGTAATGGACTTAATTCGTGCAAAAACAGATCGTGCAATGAATGTGGCACTTGGTCAAATGGATGGAAAATTATCAAGATTGATTACTTCTTTACGCCAAGCGTTACTTGAGACATTGGCACAAGTAGAGGTTAATATAGATTATCCAGAGTATGATGATGTAGAAGAAATGACGATTCCAGTGTTGCTAGAAAAATGTAGCTGGGTACGTGAAGAAATCATTCAATTATTACAAACATCATCTCAGGGAAAAATTTTACGTGAAGGACTTTCTACTGTTATTTTGGGACGACCAAATGTAGGGAAATCCTCGCTTTTAAATAGTTTAGTACAGGAAAATAAAGCGATTGTGACAGACATTGCAGGGACAACGCGTGATATTATAGAAGAATACGTCAATGTGCGTGGTGTACCATTACGTTTAGTAGATACAGCAGGAATTCGAGAGACAGAGGATATTGTAGAAAGAATTGGTGTGGAGCGTTCGCGTGAGGCGTTAAAGGATGCTGATTTAATATTACTCGTTCTTAATTACGGGGAAGAATTATCCATTGAAGATGAGCGTTTATTCGAAACAATTCAAGCGATGGATTATATCGTTGTGGTAAATAAAACGGATATTGAGCGTAAAATTGATTTAAATCGTGTGCATGAATTAGCTGGTAAGCATCGTGTTGTAACGACTTCATTATTAAAAGAAGAAGGCGTAATCGAGCTTGAAGAAGCCATTTCTTCCTTATTCTTTGAAGGTCAAATTGAGGCAAATGATTTAACATATGTTTCAAATGCGCGTCATATTGCATTACTTCACCAAGCACAAGCGACAATTGAAGATGCATTAATGGCAGCAGAATCAGGTGTTCCAGTAGATATGATTCAAATTGATGTAACACGTACATGGGAAATTCTTGGTGAAATTATTGGAGATACAGTGCAAGAAAGTTTGATTAATCAACTATTCTCACAATTCTGTTTAGGGAAGTAA
- the yidC gene encoding membrane protein insertase YidC — translation MKKNLWVMLSLVSVVLLLSGCTEFDQPISSKSEGFWNEFIVWPLVSFIKLFADMFSSYALGIIVVTIIIRLVILPLTIKQIKSSKKMQEIQPKLKELQAKYSSKDAATQQKYQQEMMQLMSTSGVNPLAGCLPIFIQMPILIGFYHAISRMNATPAFELGTFLTLPLAEPSILLAIIAGLIQYVVLMTGPAVDNPQMKIMMYIMPLMIIGFGIILPAALSLYWVVGNIVSVLQNLAIYKPWNKNKPEAADTGGAK, via the coding sequence TTGAAGAAAAATCTTTGGGTAATGCTGTCACTTGTATCAGTAGTTTTACTTCTTTCAGGTTGTACAGAATTTGACCAGCCAATTTCATCTAAAAGTGAAGGCTTTTGGAATGAATTTATCGTTTGGCCACTCGTATCATTTATTAAACTTTTTGCTGACATGTTTTCAAGCTACGCATTGGGGATTATTGTTGTAACAATTATTATCCGATTAGTTATTTTACCGTTAACAATTAAGCAAATTAAAAGCTCTAAAAAAATGCAAGAAATTCAGCCGAAGTTAAAAGAGTTACAAGCAAAATATAGCTCTAAAGATGCGGCGACACAACAAAAATATCAGCAAGAAATGATGCAATTAATGTCGACTTCTGGGGTAAACCCACTTGCTGGATGTTTACCAATCTTTATTCAAATGCCGATTTTAATTGGTTTCTATCATGCGATTAGCCGTATGAATGCGACACCAGCATTTGAATTAGGTACATTTTTAACGCTGCCATTAGCAGAACCAAGTATATTATTAGCAATTATTGCGGGTCTTATCCAATACGTTGTATTAATGACAGGTCCAGCTGTGGACAATCCACAAATGAAAATTATGATGTATATCATGCCATTAATGATCATCGGTTTTGGTATTATTTTACCAGCTGCTTTATCATTATATTGGGTAGTCGGAAATATTGTTTCTGTATTACAAAACCTTGCAATTTACAAACCTTGGAATAAAAATAAACCGGAAGCTGCCGACACAGGAGGAGCGAAATAG
- the mnmG gene encoding tRNA uridine-5-carboxymethylaminomethyl(34) synthesis enzyme MnmG, producing the protein MPTKYEAGTFDVIVVGAGHAGAEAAYAAAKMGAKTLMLTINLDMIAFMPCNPSIGGPAKGIVVREIDALGGLMGKIIDKTHIQMRMLNTGKGPAVRALRAQADKFQYQNEMKRVLEEEPNLQIHQAMVDELIIEEGEVKGIITQIGAIYRAAAVIITTGTFLRGEIIIGNLKYSSGPNNQQPSIKLADNLKDLGFDLIRFKTGTPPRVNNRTIDYSKTEIQPGDDVPRAFSHETTEFIMDQLPCWLTYTSEQTHKIIEDNLHLSPMFSGMIKGTGPRYCPSIEDKVTRFSDKPRHQIFLEPEGRNTREVYVQGLSTSLPEHVQKKLIASVPGLENAEMMRAGYAIEYDSVIPTQLWPTLETKKIIGLYTAGQINGTSGYEEAAAQGLLAGMNAAAKILGREEIILSRSDAYMGVLIDDLVTKGTNEPYRLLTSRAEYRLLLRHDNADLRLTETGYKAGLISEERHAQFQLKKQRIEGEITRLREVIIKPNETTQAVIRSVGGTELKDGIRGADLLKRTEMHYEHIASLIPPEVALSEDEQEQIEIQLKYEGYIQKAMQQVEKMKKLENKKIPENIDYDAISGIATEARIKLKDVRPLSIAQASRIAGVNPADISILLVYIEQGKIARINMN; encoded by the coding sequence ATGCCAACAAAATATGAGGCAGGCACATTTGATGTGATAGTTGTCGGAGCAGGACATGCCGGCGCCGAAGCAGCTTATGCAGCAGCGAAAATGGGTGCAAAAACACTCATGTTAACAATAAATTTAGATATGATTGCATTTATGCCATGTAATCCTTCAATCGGCGGACCAGCAAAGGGAATCGTCGTGCGTGAAATTGATGCATTAGGCGGTTTAATGGGGAAAATTATAGATAAAACCCATATCCAAATGCGTATGTTAAATACAGGTAAGGGACCTGCTGTACGTGCTTTACGTGCACAAGCAGATAAATTCCAATACCAAAATGAAATGAAACGCGTATTAGAAGAAGAACCAAACTTACAAATTCATCAAGCAATGGTCGATGAATTAATTATTGAAGAAGGCGAAGTTAAAGGGATTATCACACAGATTGGTGCGATTTATCGAGCGGCAGCTGTTATTATTACAACAGGTACGTTTTTACGTGGCGAGATTATTATTGGTAATTTAAAATATTCATCAGGACCAAATAATCAGCAACCATCCATTAAGTTGGCAGATAACTTAAAAGACCTTGGCTTTGATTTAATTCGCTTTAAAACAGGTACGCCACCTCGTGTGAATAACCGAACAATTGATTATTCAAAAACGGAGATTCAACCGGGTGATGATGTACCCCGAGCATTTAGCCATGAAACGACGGAATTTATTATGGATCAGCTTCCTTGCTGGTTAACTTATACAAGTGAGCAAACACATAAAATCATTGAAGATAATTTACATTTGTCTCCGATGTTCTCAGGCATGATTAAAGGGACAGGTCCGCGTTATTGCCCATCTATTGAGGATAAAGTAACACGCTTTAGCGATAAACCGCGCCATCAAATTTTCTTAGAGCCAGAGGGACGTAATACACGTGAAGTTTATGTACAAGGGCTTTCAACAAGCTTACCAGAACATGTGCAAAAGAAATTAATTGCTAGTGTCCCAGGTTTAGAAAATGCAGAAATGATGCGTGCTGGATATGCAATTGAGTATGATTCAGTCATTCCAACGCAACTATGGCCAACACTCGAAACGAAAAAAATTATCGGTTTATATACAGCAGGTCAAATTAACGGTACGTCAGGTTATGAAGAAGCCGCTGCCCAAGGATTATTAGCAGGAATGAACGCAGCAGCGAAAATTTTAGGTCGCGAAGAAATCATTTTAAGCCGCTCAGATGCATATATGGGTGTACTTATTGATGATTTAGTAACAAAAGGAACAAATGAACCGTATCGATTATTAACATCACGCGCGGAATACCGTTTACTTTTACGTCATGATAACGCTGACTTACGTTTAACAGAGACAGGCTATAAAGCTGGTTTAATTTCAGAAGAACGCCATGCACAATTCCAGTTGAAAAAGCAACGAATTGAAGGAGAAATTACACGCCTTCGTGAAGTGATTATTAAACCAAATGAAACGACACAAGCTGTTATTCGTTCTGTTGGTGGAACTGAATTAAAAGACGGAATTCGTGGAGCGGATTTATTAAAACGTACAGAAATGCATTATGAGCATATCGCGTCATTAATCCCGCCAGAAGTAGCATTGTCTGAAGATGAGCAAGAGCAAATTGAAATTCAATTAAAGTATGAAGGCTATATTCAAAAGGCGATGCAGCAAGTAGAAAAAATGAAAAAGTTAGAGAATAAAAAAATTCCGGAAAATATCGATTATGATGCGATTTCAGGAATTGCAACAGAGGCACGGATTAAATTAAAAGATGTACGTCCATTATCCATTGCACAGGCATCTCGTATTGCAGGTGTAAATCCAGCAGATATTTCAATTTTACTTGTGTACATTGAGCAAGGGAAGATTGCTCGGATCAATATGAACTAA